A genomic window from Salvia hispanica cultivar TCC Black 2014 chromosome 5, UniMelb_Shisp_WGS_1.0, whole genome shotgun sequence includes:
- the LOC125187306 gene encoding spermidine hydroxycinnamoyl transferase-like: protein MEMVVNVKATHIVRPAEARPDESMYINSCDQIKDIAHTPTIYLYNHSPSLEATNAVTVLKDSLSKALALFYPLAGRLRWSEAGGSRVELHCSGQGVPIFEAETDAAIADFEDFTPTKAIQALIPSVDYTAPLDQIPLVIAQLTRFRCGGVCLGLGISHVMADGPSALHFVTEWTKFARGAGPIAPPFLDRKAVEIDDESRRFEFDPAVLRRPPQLIGAEDSLEQRRKPIAVAFLPLSKVQIEKLRGKANLGRVGAGRGYSRFESVAAHIWRCTSEARGHAAEQQTSLHFVADFRNKLNPPLPKNYFGNALIRVEATDKSGSLLAEPIGAASRKIREAVEKVTDEGVRGYLEYLKKLEDVGRFRSLDNNGRPKGDFYGNPNLAIISWVGLPLYGTDFGWGNEIHVGPGPMGFDGKTFLIPDREGDGALNVAIWLQEDHMPAFKKCFYHNI from the coding sequence atgGAAATGGTGGTGAATGTCAAGGCAACCCACATTGTTCGGCCGGCGGAGGCACGGCCGGACGAAAGCATGTACATAAATTCGTGCGATCAAATCAAAGACATCGCACACACTCCCACAATCTACTTGTACAACCACTCCCCCTCATTGGAGGCCACTAATGCCGTTACCGTACTGAAAGATTCTCTTAGCAAAGCCCTAGCTCTCTTCTACCCTCTGGCCGGCCGTCTCCGCTGGTCAGAGGCAGGAGGCAGCAGGGTGGAGCTCCACTGCAGCGGCCAGGGCGTCCCCATCTTCGAGGCCGAGACCGACGCCGCCATCGCGGATTTCGAAGACTTCACCCCAACTAAAGCAATCCAAGCCCTAATCCCCTCCGTCGACTACACCGCCCCGCTCGATCAGATCCCCCTGGTGATCGCGCAGCTCACGCGCTTCCGCTGCGGCGGCGTCTGCCTCGGCCTCGGCATATCGCACGTGATGGCGGACGGCCCCAGCGCGCTCCACTTCGTCACCGAGTGGACGAAGTTCGCGCGCGGGGCCGGCCCCATCGCGCCACCCTTCCTCGACCGGAAGGCCGTCGAGATCGACGACGAGTCGCGCCGCTTCGAGTTCGACCCGGCCGTCCTCCGCCGGCCGCCGCAGCTGATCGGGGCGGAGGACAGCCTGGAGCAGCGGAGGAAGCCGATCGCGGTCGCCTTCCTCCCGCTCAGCAAGGTCCAGATCGAGAAGCTGCGGGGCAAGGCCAACCTCGGCCGCGTGGGCGCCGGGCGCGGCTACAGCCGGTTCGAGTCCGTGGCCGCGCACATCTGGCGGTGCACGAGTGAGGCGCGCGGCCACGCGGCCGAGCAGCAGACGAGCCTCCACTTCGTGGCGGACTTCCGCAACAAATTAAACCCACCCCTCCCGAAGAACTACTTCGGCAACGCCCTGATCCGCGTGGAGGCAACGGATAAGTCCGGGAGCCTCCTCGCGGAACCGATCGGGGCGGCGTCGAGGAAGATACGGGAGGCGGTGGAGAAGGTGACGGACGAGGGCGTGAGAGGGTACTTGGAGTACTTGAAAAAGTTGGAGGATGTTGGACGGTTCAGATCACTCGACAACAACGGGCGGCCCAAAGGGGACTTCTATGGGAATCCGAATCTGGCGATCATAAGCTGGGTCGGGTTGCCCCTGTACGGGACGGATTTCGGGTGGGGGAATGAGATCCATGTAGGACCCGGGCCCATGGGATTTGATGGCAAAACCTTCCTGATTCCGGATCGGGAAGGAGATGGTGCGCTCAACGTAGCCATATGGCTGCAGGAGGATCATATGCCGgcttttaagaaatgtttctatcataatatttga
- the LOC125190144 gene encoding uncharacterized protein Cbei_0202 isoform X1 codes for MPVISHNLTVSFHNCSTSTFYSRFAFQNPNQYVKVRPFPRIYCAKKAKRTGKLRYPSEKKKLREKKQTKSDAPTPLEGVWRISRLAVSVQDDPGKDFWDISEPLLREIAKILEFPVSSMLPLEAFTVVRKSFDARKLQKEPKFVYTVDMDVHKLLHLEPRTWEFISELEPKNGCLEFLHFDKTFGDLSSIIRQCQKIKESATSAEVVHSNHITGSDNFSATRKPRVVVVGSGPSGLFASLVLAEVGADVTLIERGEAVEQRGRDIGALIVRRMLQVESNFCFGEGGAGTWSDGKLVTRTGRNNSSVLTVLNTLVNFGAPRCILVDGKPHLGTDRLIPLLKNFRQYLQELGVTIRFGMRVDDLLVNGETVSGVKISDSRGSFDSSSQNLGCDAIVLAVGHSARDTYQMLLSHNVNVVHKDFAVGLRVEHPQELINDIQYSGLANEVQRGRGKVPVADYQVARYVEGTDTSILSNMEPVTRSCYSFCMCPGGQVVLTSTDPSELCINGMSFSRRSSRWANAALVVNVSSKDFEDLNLTGPLAGVEFQRTFERKAAMMGGGDFVVPVQTVTDFLDNRLLTTSLPPSSYRLGVKPANLHELYPLHITEALQRAISMFNEELPGFISSSALLHGVETRTSSPIQITRRSDTWESTSLKGLYPVGEGAGYAGGIVSAAVDGMHAGFAVARNLGLYDSSLDSVVGKAQSVGFVKY; via the exons ATGCCCGTTATCTCACACAATCTCACTGTTTCCTTCCACAACTGCTCCACTTCAACATTTTACAGCAGATTCGCATTTCAAAATCCCAATCAATATGTCAAAGTCCGGCCATTTCCTCGAATATATTGTGCTAAGAAAGCCAAAAGGACCGGGAAGTTGAGGTACCCATCGGAGAAAAAGAAGTTGAGAGAAAAGAAACAGACTAAAAGCGACGCACCGACACCCCTAGAAGGTGTTTGGAGAATTTCCCGACTCGCAGTTTCGGTTCAAGATGACCCTGGGAAAGATTTCTGGGATATCTCTGAGCCTCTGCTTAGAGAGATTGCCAAGATTCTTGAATTTCCG GTCTCCTCAATGTTGCCACTGGAAGCGTTCACCGTGGTTAGAAAATCGTTTGATGCAAGAAAG CTGCAGAAGGAGCCAAAGTTTGTATATACTGTAGATATGGATGTTCATAAGCTCCTTCACCTTGAACCTCGTACTTGGGAGTTCATTTCGGAATTGGAACCAAAGAATGGGTGTCTGGAGTTTCTGCATTTTGACAAGACTTTTGGTGACTTATCGAGTATTATACGCCAATgtcaaaagataaaagaaagtgCAACATCTGCAGAAGTTGTTCACAGCAATCATATTACGGGTTCTGACAACTTCTCTGCAACCAGAAAACCTAGAGTAGTAGTTGTTGGTAGTGGTCCGTCTGGTTTGTTTGCTTCTCTTGTGCTTGCTGAAGTTGGTGCAGATGTTACCCTCATAGAAAGGGGGGAAGCTGTTGAACAAAGAGGACGGGACATTGGTGCTCTGATAGTCCGTCGAATGTTGCAAGTGGAAAGCAATTTTTGCTTTGGAGAG GGTGGTGCAGGTACTTGGAGTGACGGGAAACTGGTTACAAGGACCGGAAGAAATAACAGTAGTGTCTTAACA GTTTTGAACACATTGGTTAACTTTGGAGCCCCACGTTGTATATTGGTTGATGGGAAACCTCATCTTGGAACTGACAGATTGATTCCGCTACTTAAAAATTTTCGCCAATACCTGCAAGAATTGGGT GTAACCATTAGATTTGGGATGAGAGTGGATGATCTGCTGGTCAATGGTGAAACTGTTTCAGGTGTTAAAATCTCCGATTCAAGAGGCAGCTTCGATTCTAGTTCGCAGAACTTGGGATGTGATGCCATAGTTCTTGCAGTAGGCCATTCTGCACGCGACACTTATCAAATGCTTCTTTCTCATAATGTGAATGTGGTTCATAAGGATTTTGCT GTTGGCTTGCGGGTGGAGCATCCTCAAGAATTGATAAATGATATACAG TATTCTGGATTAGCCAATGAGGTTCAACGTGGGCGTGGGAAAGTACCAGTAGCTGATTACCAGGTTGCTCGGTATGTTGAAGGAACAGATACAAGCATACTCTCGAATATGGAGCCAGTAACTCGTAGTTGTTATTCCTTTTGCATGTGCCCTGGTGGCCAG GTGGTTCTTACCAGCACTGATCCATCTGAACTTTGTATCAATGGCATGTCATTTTCTCGACGTTCATCTAGGTGGGCAAATGCAGCACTAGTAGTAAACGTGTCGTCAAAAGATTTTGAAGATTTAAACCTGACTGGGCCTCTTGCAGGGGTAGAGTTCCAG AGAACATTTGAGCGGAAAGCGGCTATGATGGGTGGGGGTGACTTTGTGGTTCCAGTTCAAACAGTTACTGATTTCCTCGATAACAGATTGCTAA CAACATCTTTACCACCATCCAGTTATAGATTGGGGGTAAAGCCTGCAAATCTTCATGAGCTGTACCCCCTTCATATCACTGAAGCTTTGCAACGAGCGATTTCAATGTTCAACGAAGAG CTGCCCGGGTTCATCTCCAGCAGCGCGCTTCTACATGGAGTTGAG ACGAGAACTAGTTCTCCCATCCAAATCACGCGCAGAAGTGATACTTGGGAGAGCACGTCGCTCAAAGGGCTGTACCCAGTTGGTGAGGGGGCTGGGTACGCCGGTGGAATAGTGAGTGCCGCTGTAGATGGGATGCACGCCGGATTCGCGGTGGCACGGAATCTAGGCCTCTACGACAGCAGCTTGGATTCAGTTGTGGGTAAGGCTCAGAGTGTTGGATTTGTCAAATATTAA
- the LOC125190144 gene encoding uncharacterized protein Cbei_0202 isoform X2 has product MPVISHNLTVSFHNCSTSTFYSRFAFQNPNQYVKVRPFPRIYCAKKAKRTGKLRYPSEKKKLREKKQTKSDAPTPLEGVWRISRLAVSVQDDPGKDFWDISEPLLREIAKILEFPVSSMLPLEAFTVVRKSFDARKKEPKFVYTVDMDVHKLLHLEPRTWEFISELEPKNGCLEFLHFDKTFGDLSSIIRQCQKIKESATSAEVVHSNHITGSDNFSATRKPRVVVVGSGPSGLFASLVLAEVGADVTLIERGEAVEQRGRDIGALIVRRMLQVESNFCFGEGGAGTWSDGKLVTRTGRNNSSVLTVLNTLVNFGAPRCILVDGKPHLGTDRLIPLLKNFRQYLQELGVTIRFGMRVDDLLVNGETVSGVKISDSRGSFDSSSQNLGCDAIVLAVGHSARDTYQMLLSHNVNVVHKDFAVGLRVEHPQELINDIQYSGLANEVQRGRGKVPVADYQVARYVEGTDTSILSNMEPVTRSCYSFCMCPGGQVVLTSTDPSELCINGMSFSRRSSRWANAALVVNVSSKDFEDLNLTGPLAGVEFQRTFERKAAMMGGGDFVVPVQTVTDFLDNRLLTTSLPPSSYRLGVKPANLHELYPLHITEALQRAISMFNEELPGFISSSALLHGVETRTSSPIQITRRSDTWESTSLKGLYPVGEGAGYAGGIVSAAVDGMHAGFAVARNLGLYDSSLDSVVGKAQSVGFVKY; this is encoded by the exons ATGCCCGTTATCTCACACAATCTCACTGTTTCCTTCCACAACTGCTCCACTTCAACATTTTACAGCAGATTCGCATTTCAAAATCCCAATCAATATGTCAAAGTCCGGCCATTTCCTCGAATATATTGTGCTAAGAAAGCCAAAAGGACCGGGAAGTTGAGGTACCCATCGGAGAAAAAGAAGTTGAGAGAAAAGAAACAGACTAAAAGCGACGCACCGACACCCCTAGAAGGTGTTTGGAGAATTTCCCGACTCGCAGTTTCGGTTCAAGATGACCCTGGGAAAGATTTCTGGGATATCTCTGAGCCTCTGCTTAGAGAGATTGCCAAGATTCTTGAATTTCCG GTCTCCTCAATGTTGCCACTGGAAGCGTTCACCGTGGTTAGAAAATCGTTTGATGCAAGAAAG AAGGAGCCAAAGTTTGTATATACTGTAGATATGGATGTTCATAAGCTCCTTCACCTTGAACCTCGTACTTGGGAGTTCATTTCGGAATTGGAACCAAAGAATGGGTGTCTGGAGTTTCTGCATTTTGACAAGACTTTTGGTGACTTATCGAGTATTATACGCCAATgtcaaaagataaaagaaagtgCAACATCTGCAGAAGTTGTTCACAGCAATCATATTACGGGTTCTGACAACTTCTCTGCAACCAGAAAACCTAGAGTAGTAGTTGTTGGTAGTGGTCCGTCTGGTTTGTTTGCTTCTCTTGTGCTTGCTGAAGTTGGTGCAGATGTTACCCTCATAGAAAGGGGGGAAGCTGTTGAACAAAGAGGACGGGACATTGGTGCTCTGATAGTCCGTCGAATGTTGCAAGTGGAAAGCAATTTTTGCTTTGGAGAG GGTGGTGCAGGTACTTGGAGTGACGGGAAACTGGTTACAAGGACCGGAAGAAATAACAGTAGTGTCTTAACA GTTTTGAACACATTGGTTAACTTTGGAGCCCCACGTTGTATATTGGTTGATGGGAAACCTCATCTTGGAACTGACAGATTGATTCCGCTACTTAAAAATTTTCGCCAATACCTGCAAGAATTGGGT GTAACCATTAGATTTGGGATGAGAGTGGATGATCTGCTGGTCAATGGTGAAACTGTTTCAGGTGTTAAAATCTCCGATTCAAGAGGCAGCTTCGATTCTAGTTCGCAGAACTTGGGATGTGATGCCATAGTTCTTGCAGTAGGCCATTCTGCACGCGACACTTATCAAATGCTTCTTTCTCATAATGTGAATGTGGTTCATAAGGATTTTGCT GTTGGCTTGCGGGTGGAGCATCCTCAAGAATTGATAAATGATATACAG TATTCTGGATTAGCCAATGAGGTTCAACGTGGGCGTGGGAAAGTACCAGTAGCTGATTACCAGGTTGCTCGGTATGTTGAAGGAACAGATACAAGCATACTCTCGAATATGGAGCCAGTAACTCGTAGTTGTTATTCCTTTTGCATGTGCCCTGGTGGCCAG GTGGTTCTTACCAGCACTGATCCATCTGAACTTTGTATCAATGGCATGTCATTTTCTCGACGTTCATCTAGGTGGGCAAATGCAGCACTAGTAGTAAACGTGTCGTCAAAAGATTTTGAAGATTTAAACCTGACTGGGCCTCTTGCAGGGGTAGAGTTCCAG AGAACATTTGAGCGGAAAGCGGCTATGATGGGTGGGGGTGACTTTGTGGTTCCAGTTCAAACAGTTACTGATTTCCTCGATAACAGATTGCTAA CAACATCTTTACCACCATCCAGTTATAGATTGGGGGTAAAGCCTGCAAATCTTCATGAGCTGTACCCCCTTCATATCACTGAAGCTTTGCAACGAGCGATTTCAATGTTCAACGAAGAG CTGCCCGGGTTCATCTCCAGCAGCGCGCTTCTACATGGAGTTGAG ACGAGAACTAGTTCTCCCATCCAAATCACGCGCAGAAGTGATACTTGGGAGAGCACGTCGCTCAAAGGGCTGTACCCAGTTGGTGAGGGGGCTGGGTACGCCGGTGGAATAGTGAGTGCCGCTGTAGATGGGATGCACGCCGGATTCGCGGTGGCACGGAATCTAGGCCTCTACGACAGCAGCTTGGATTCAGTTGTGGGTAAGGCTCAGAGTGTTGGATTTGTCAAATATTAA
- the LOC125190144 gene encoding uncharacterized protein Cbei_0202 isoform X3 — MYPWVKGERDVYLSWKTSALKSTNKILQKEPKFVYTVDMDVHKLLHLEPRTWEFISELEPKNGCLEFLHFDKTFGDLSSIIRQCQKIKESATSAEVVHSNHITGSDNFSATRKPRVVVVGSGPSGLFASLVLAEVGADVTLIERGEAVEQRGRDIGALIVRRMLQVESNFCFGEGGAGTWSDGKLVTRTGRNNSSVLTVLNTLVNFGAPRCILVDGKPHLGTDRLIPLLKNFRQYLQELGVTIRFGMRVDDLLVNGETVSGVKISDSRGSFDSSSQNLGCDAIVLAVGHSARDTYQMLLSHNVNVVHKDFAVGLRVEHPQELINDIQYSGLANEVQRGRGKVPVADYQVARYVEGTDTSILSNMEPVTRSCYSFCMCPGGQVVLTSTDPSELCINGMSFSRRSSRWANAALVVNVSSKDFEDLNLTGPLAGVEFQRTFERKAAMMGGGDFVVPVQTVTDFLDNRLLTTSLPPSSYRLGVKPANLHELYPLHITEALQRAISMFNEELPGFISSSALLHGVETRTSSPIQITRRSDTWESTSLKGLYPVGEGAGYAGGIVSAAVDGMHAGFAVARNLGLYDSSLDSVVGKAQSVGFVKY, encoded by the exons ATGTACCCCTGGGTgaagggagagagagatgttTATCTCTCCTGGAAAACTTCAGCATTGaaatcaacaaacaaaata CTGCAGAAGGAGCCAAAGTTTGTATATACTGTAGATATGGATGTTCATAAGCTCCTTCACCTTGAACCTCGTACTTGGGAGTTCATTTCGGAATTGGAACCAAAGAATGGGTGTCTGGAGTTTCTGCATTTTGACAAGACTTTTGGTGACTTATCGAGTATTATACGCCAATgtcaaaagataaaagaaagtgCAACATCTGCAGAAGTTGTTCACAGCAATCATATTACGGGTTCTGACAACTTCTCTGCAACCAGAAAACCTAGAGTAGTAGTTGTTGGTAGTGGTCCGTCTGGTTTGTTTGCTTCTCTTGTGCTTGCTGAAGTTGGTGCAGATGTTACCCTCATAGAAAGGGGGGAAGCTGTTGAACAAAGAGGACGGGACATTGGTGCTCTGATAGTCCGTCGAATGTTGCAAGTGGAAAGCAATTTTTGCTTTGGAGAG GGTGGTGCAGGTACTTGGAGTGACGGGAAACTGGTTACAAGGACCGGAAGAAATAACAGTAGTGTCTTAACA GTTTTGAACACATTGGTTAACTTTGGAGCCCCACGTTGTATATTGGTTGATGGGAAACCTCATCTTGGAACTGACAGATTGATTCCGCTACTTAAAAATTTTCGCCAATACCTGCAAGAATTGGGT GTAACCATTAGATTTGGGATGAGAGTGGATGATCTGCTGGTCAATGGTGAAACTGTTTCAGGTGTTAAAATCTCCGATTCAAGAGGCAGCTTCGATTCTAGTTCGCAGAACTTGGGATGTGATGCCATAGTTCTTGCAGTAGGCCATTCTGCACGCGACACTTATCAAATGCTTCTTTCTCATAATGTGAATGTGGTTCATAAGGATTTTGCT GTTGGCTTGCGGGTGGAGCATCCTCAAGAATTGATAAATGATATACAG TATTCTGGATTAGCCAATGAGGTTCAACGTGGGCGTGGGAAAGTACCAGTAGCTGATTACCAGGTTGCTCGGTATGTTGAAGGAACAGATACAAGCATACTCTCGAATATGGAGCCAGTAACTCGTAGTTGTTATTCCTTTTGCATGTGCCCTGGTGGCCAG GTGGTTCTTACCAGCACTGATCCATCTGAACTTTGTATCAATGGCATGTCATTTTCTCGACGTTCATCTAGGTGGGCAAATGCAGCACTAGTAGTAAACGTGTCGTCAAAAGATTTTGAAGATTTAAACCTGACTGGGCCTCTTGCAGGGGTAGAGTTCCAG AGAACATTTGAGCGGAAAGCGGCTATGATGGGTGGGGGTGACTTTGTGGTTCCAGTTCAAACAGTTACTGATTTCCTCGATAACAGATTGCTAA CAACATCTTTACCACCATCCAGTTATAGATTGGGGGTAAAGCCTGCAAATCTTCATGAGCTGTACCCCCTTCATATCACTGAAGCTTTGCAACGAGCGATTTCAATGTTCAACGAAGAG CTGCCCGGGTTCATCTCCAGCAGCGCGCTTCTACATGGAGTTGAG ACGAGAACTAGTTCTCCCATCCAAATCACGCGCAGAAGTGATACTTGGGAGAGCACGTCGCTCAAAGGGCTGTACCCAGTTGGTGAGGGGGCTGGGTACGCCGGTGGAATAGTGAGTGCCGCTGTAGATGGGATGCACGCCGGATTCGCGGTGGCACGGAATCTAGGCCTCTACGACAGCAGCTTGGATTCAGTTGTGGGTAAGGCTCAGAGTGTTGGATTTGTCAAATATTAA
- the LOC125190144 gene encoding uncharacterized protein Cbei_0202 isoform X4 — MYPWVKGERDVYLSWKTSALKSTNKIKEPKFVYTVDMDVHKLLHLEPRTWEFISELEPKNGCLEFLHFDKTFGDLSSIIRQCQKIKESATSAEVVHSNHITGSDNFSATRKPRVVVVGSGPSGLFASLVLAEVGADVTLIERGEAVEQRGRDIGALIVRRMLQVESNFCFGEGGAGTWSDGKLVTRTGRNNSSVLTVLNTLVNFGAPRCILVDGKPHLGTDRLIPLLKNFRQYLQELGVTIRFGMRVDDLLVNGETVSGVKISDSRGSFDSSSQNLGCDAIVLAVGHSARDTYQMLLSHNVNVVHKDFAVGLRVEHPQELINDIQYSGLANEVQRGRGKVPVADYQVARYVEGTDTSILSNMEPVTRSCYSFCMCPGGQVVLTSTDPSELCINGMSFSRRSSRWANAALVVNVSSKDFEDLNLTGPLAGVEFQRTFERKAAMMGGGDFVVPVQTVTDFLDNRLLTTSLPPSSYRLGVKPANLHELYPLHITEALQRAISMFNEELPGFISSSALLHGVETRTSSPIQITRRSDTWESTSLKGLYPVGEGAGYAGGIVSAAVDGMHAGFAVARNLGLYDSSLDSVVGKAQSVGFVKY; from the exons ATGTACCCCTGGGTgaagggagagagagatgttTATCTCTCCTGGAAAACTTCAGCATTGaaatcaacaaacaaaata AAGGAGCCAAAGTTTGTATATACTGTAGATATGGATGTTCATAAGCTCCTTCACCTTGAACCTCGTACTTGGGAGTTCATTTCGGAATTGGAACCAAAGAATGGGTGTCTGGAGTTTCTGCATTTTGACAAGACTTTTGGTGACTTATCGAGTATTATACGCCAATgtcaaaagataaaagaaagtgCAACATCTGCAGAAGTTGTTCACAGCAATCATATTACGGGTTCTGACAACTTCTCTGCAACCAGAAAACCTAGAGTAGTAGTTGTTGGTAGTGGTCCGTCTGGTTTGTTTGCTTCTCTTGTGCTTGCTGAAGTTGGTGCAGATGTTACCCTCATAGAAAGGGGGGAAGCTGTTGAACAAAGAGGACGGGACATTGGTGCTCTGATAGTCCGTCGAATGTTGCAAGTGGAAAGCAATTTTTGCTTTGGAGAG GGTGGTGCAGGTACTTGGAGTGACGGGAAACTGGTTACAAGGACCGGAAGAAATAACAGTAGTGTCTTAACA GTTTTGAACACATTGGTTAACTTTGGAGCCCCACGTTGTATATTGGTTGATGGGAAACCTCATCTTGGAACTGACAGATTGATTCCGCTACTTAAAAATTTTCGCCAATACCTGCAAGAATTGGGT GTAACCATTAGATTTGGGATGAGAGTGGATGATCTGCTGGTCAATGGTGAAACTGTTTCAGGTGTTAAAATCTCCGATTCAAGAGGCAGCTTCGATTCTAGTTCGCAGAACTTGGGATGTGATGCCATAGTTCTTGCAGTAGGCCATTCTGCACGCGACACTTATCAAATGCTTCTTTCTCATAATGTGAATGTGGTTCATAAGGATTTTGCT GTTGGCTTGCGGGTGGAGCATCCTCAAGAATTGATAAATGATATACAG TATTCTGGATTAGCCAATGAGGTTCAACGTGGGCGTGGGAAAGTACCAGTAGCTGATTACCAGGTTGCTCGGTATGTTGAAGGAACAGATACAAGCATACTCTCGAATATGGAGCCAGTAACTCGTAGTTGTTATTCCTTTTGCATGTGCCCTGGTGGCCAG GTGGTTCTTACCAGCACTGATCCATCTGAACTTTGTATCAATGGCATGTCATTTTCTCGACGTTCATCTAGGTGGGCAAATGCAGCACTAGTAGTAAACGTGTCGTCAAAAGATTTTGAAGATTTAAACCTGACTGGGCCTCTTGCAGGGGTAGAGTTCCAG AGAACATTTGAGCGGAAAGCGGCTATGATGGGTGGGGGTGACTTTGTGGTTCCAGTTCAAACAGTTACTGATTTCCTCGATAACAGATTGCTAA CAACATCTTTACCACCATCCAGTTATAGATTGGGGGTAAAGCCTGCAAATCTTCATGAGCTGTACCCCCTTCATATCACTGAAGCTTTGCAACGAGCGATTTCAATGTTCAACGAAGAG CTGCCCGGGTTCATCTCCAGCAGCGCGCTTCTACATGGAGTTGAG ACGAGAACTAGTTCTCCCATCCAAATCACGCGCAGAAGTGATACTTGGGAGAGCACGTCGCTCAAAGGGCTGTACCCAGTTGGTGAGGGGGCTGGGTACGCCGGTGGAATAGTGAGTGCCGCTGTAGATGGGATGCACGCCGGATTCGCGGTGGCACGGAATCTAGGCCTCTACGACAGCAGCTTGGATTCAGTTGTGGGTAAGGCTCAGAGTGTTGGATTTGTCAAATATTAA